In one window of Photorhabdus laumondii subsp. laumondii DNA:
- a CDS encoding DUF5625 family protein, whose product MKILQVNERFKNWRNIIIFMSCALLMACSKFIDIYRPIDVSKSGQSVKIDFEISKEGNYQFVLLFATTDDYDEMARRFELFGRVYKNGVITPVSLHIVKDGKIFFDKKINAAGSEGGRAVNYEERRINTAVREIKTFSLPPGRYSAVITTLEDVPVFNSIESFVEFNHYDPKI is encoded by the coding sequence ATGAAAATATTACAGGTAAACGAGAGATTCAAAAACTGGCGCAACATTATTATTTTTATGAGCTGCGCCTTATTAATGGCCTGCTCTAAGTTCATTGATATATACAGACCAATTGACGTATCGAAGTCTGGTCAATCAGTCAAAATTGATTTTGAAATCAGCAAGGAAGGCAATTATCAGTTTGTCCTGCTGTTTGCTACTACGGATGATTACGATGAAATGGCAAGGAGGTTTGAGTTGTTTGGGAGAGTTTATAAAAACGGAGTAATAACCCCCGTTTCACTCCATATCGTTAAAGATGGCAAGATTTTTTTTGACAAGAAAATAAACGCTGCGGGATCCGAAGGAGGGCGTGCCGTCAATTACGAAGAGAGAAGGATAAATACGGCTGTGCGAGAAATTAAAACATTTTCATTACCTCCCGGACGCTACTCTGCGGTAATTACCACCCTGGAGGATGTCCCTGTTTTTAATAGTATTGAGAGTTTTGTTGAATTCAATCATTACGATCCGAAGATTTAA
- a CDS encoding DUF5625 family protein, protein MKILRIYERFKNWRNIIIFMSCTLLMACSKPIDIYKPIDVSKSGQSVKIDFEISKTGNYQFVLLFATGDDHDEMERRFKLFGSIYDDGVTIPVSLYLVRNDKVFFDEKINSGGYDGGQSFYYEERRVNTAVREIKTFSLSPGRYSAVITTLEDVPAFNGIESFVEFAYYNPKI, encoded by the coding sequence ATGAAAATATTACGTATATATGAAAGGTTTAAAAATTGGCGAAATATTATTATTTTTATGAGCTGTACATTATTAATGGCCTGCTCTAAGCCCATTGATATATACAAACCGATTGACGTATCGAAGTCTGGTCAATCAGTCAAAATTGATTTTGAAATCAGCAAGACTGGAAATTATCAGTTTGTCCTGCTGTTTGCTACAGGGGATGATCATGATGAAATGGAAAGGCGATTTAAGTTGTTCGGGAGTATTTATGATGACGGAGTAACAATCCCTGTTTCACTTTATCTGGTTAGAAATGATAAGGTTTTTTTTGATGAAAAAATAAACTCAGGGGGATACGACGGGGGGCAGTCTTTCTATTACGAAGAGAGAAGGGTAAATACGGCTGTGCGAGAAATTAAGACATTTTCGTTATCCCCCGGACGTTACTCTGCGGTCATTACCACTCTGGAGGATGTCCCTGCTTTTAATGGCATTGAGAGTTTTGTCGAGTTCGCCTATTACAATCCGAAAATTTAA
- a CDS encoding DUF5625 family protein, with amino-acid sequence MKLLRIYERFKNWRNIIIFMSCIWLVACSNYIDAIRKPIDVSHSGQSVEINFELSKRKAGNYQFALLFATGGDYNEIDRRSKIFGSVDKDGIAIPVSLRLVKDGKVFFDKKVNAVRLDGWQAFYYEKRLINTTVRDIKTLELLPGRYSAVITTLEDVPAFNDIESFVEFAYYNPKI; translated from the coding sequence ATGAAATTGTTACGTATATATGAAAGGTTTAAAAATTGGCGAAATATTATTATTTTTATGAGTTGTATCTGGTTAGTAGCATGCTCTAATTACATTGATGCTATACGCAAGCCGATTGATGTGTCGCATTCGGGACAATCGGTTGAGATTAATTTTGAACTCAGCAAGCGCAAGGCTGGAAATTATCAATTTGCTCTGCTGTTTGCTACTGGGGGTGATTATAATGAAATAGACAGGCGATCTAAGATATTTGGGAGTGTTGATAAGGATGGGATTGCTATTCCCGTTTCTCTTCGTCTGGTTAAAGACGGAAAGGTTTTTTTTGACAAGAAGGTAAATGCGGTAAGGCTCGATGGGTGGCAAGCCTTCTATTACGAAAAGAGATTAATAAATACGACTGTGCGCGATATTAAAACACTTGAATTGCTCCCCGGACGTTACTCTGCGGTCATTACCACTCTGGAGGATGTTCCTGCCTTTAATGACATCGAGAGTTTTGTCGAGTTCGCCTATTACAATCCGAAAATTTAA
- a CDS encoding DUF5625 family protein yields MKVLQVYERFKNWQNIIIFMSCTLLIACSEPINIYRPIEVSHSDQSVKIDFEISKKGDYQFALLFATGRGFGEMQRRDKLFGSIDKDGVAIPVSLRVVKDGKVFFDEKINAVGSGWGRTFYYEERRVNTTVREIKTLSLPSGHYSAVITTLEDVPAFNDIQSFVQLIYFNPKI; encoded by the coding sequence ATGAAAGTATTACAGGTATACGAAAGGTTTAAAAATTGGCAAAACATTATTATTTTTATGAGTTGCACTTTATTAATAGCATGTTCTGAGCCCATTAATATATACAGACCGATTGAGGTGTCGCATTCTGATCAGTCAGTCAAGATTGATTTTGAAATCAGCAAGAAGGGAGATTATCAGTTTGCCCTGCTGTTTGCTACTGGGCGTGGTTTTGGTGAAATGCAAAGGAGGGATAAGTTGTTCGGAAGTATTGATAAGGACGGGGTTGCCATCCCCGTTTCACTTCGTGTGGTTAAAGACGGTAAGGTTTTTTTTGACGAGAAAATAAACGCTGTGGGAAGTGGTTGGGGGCGTACCTTCTATTACGAAGAGAGAAGGGTAAATACGACTGTGCGAGAAATTAAAACACTTTCGTTACCCTCCGGGCATTACTCTGCGGTCATTACCACTCTGGAGGATGTCCCAGCCTTTAATGACATTCAGAGTTTTGTACAACTCATATATTTTAATCCGAAGATTTGA
- a CDS encoding DUF5625 family protein, which produces MKLLRIYKRFKNWRNIIVFMSCTLLMACSKFIDIYRPIDVSKSGQSVKIDFELSKEGNYQFALLFETGEGYDEMERRFKLFGRADKDGVIIPVSLYIVKDGKIFFDKKINASGSEGGRVFNYEERSINTAVREIKTFLLPPGRYSAVITTLEDVPVFNDIESFVEFTYYDPKI; this is translated from the coding sequence ATGAAATTATTACGTATATATAAAAGGTTTAAAAATTGGCGAAATATTATTGTTTTTATGAGTTGCACCTTATTAATGGCATGCTCTAAGTTCATTGATATATACAGACCAATTGACGTATCGAAGTCTGGTCAATCAGTCAAAATTGATTTTGAACTCAGCAAGGAAGGTAATTATCAGTTTGCCTTACTGTTTGAAACTGGGGAGGGTTATGATGAAATGGAAAGGCGGTTTAAGTTGTTTGGGAGAGCTGATAAAGATGGAGTAATAATCCCTGTTTCACTCTATATCGTTAAAGATGGCAAGATTTTTTTTGATAAGAAAATAAACGCTTCAGGGTCCGAAGGAGGGCGTGTCTTCAATTACGAAGAGAGAAGTATAAATACGGCTGTGAGAGAAATTAAAACATTTTTATTACCTCCCGGACGCTACTCTGCGGTAATTACCACCCTGGAGGATGTCCCTGTTTTTAATGATATTGAGAGTTTTGTTGAATTCACCTATTACGATCCAAAGATTTGA
- a CDS encoding DUF5625 family protein yields the protein MKVLQVHERFKNWRNIIIFMSCALLMACSKPIDIYKPIDVSKSGQSVKIDFEISKKGNYQFALLFDKGDDYEEMKKRLELFGNVDKDGVIIPVSLHLVKDSKIFFDKKINAGGRGWGQSLDYEGRRINMAVRNIKILELPPGRYSAVITILEDVPVFNDIESFVEFSYFNPKI from the coding sequence ATGAAAGTATTACAGGTACACGAAAGATTCAAAAACTGGCGCAACATTATTATTTTTATGAGCTGTGCCTTATTAATGGCCTGCTCTAAGCCCATTGATATATACAAACCGATTGACGTATCGAAGTCTGGTCAGTCAGTCAAAATTGATTTTGAAATCAGCAAGAAAGGAAATTATCAGTTTGCCTTGCTGTTTGATAAAGGGGATGACTATGAGGAAATGAAAAAGCGACTTGAATTGTTCGGGAATGTTGATAAGGACGGGGTAATAATCCCCGTTTCGCTTCATTTAGTTAAAGATAGCAAGATTTTTTTTGACAAGAAAATAAATGCAGGAGGACGTGGTTGGGGACAGTCTCTTGATTACGAAGGAAGAAGAATAAATATGGCTGTGCGAAACATTAAAATACTTGAGTTACCCCCTGGACGTTACTCTGCGGTAATTACCATCCTGGAGGATGTCCCTGTTTTTAATGACATCGAGAGTTTTGTCGAATTCTCCTATTTTAATCCAAAAATTTGA
- a CDS encoding S8 family serine peptidase produces the protein MEKKYTVTYKVAPMGAKYVYQEDKNEHKAGDVHSSAGGHMWYVLNDGSGSEISYGFESRYDEPWGEGRVTNNDNAAYQQTSYETTVELTEFQYNRLKAFSEGPSLVGFDAKHYNVAKNSCVDFVFASLKAVGYNEKGFEGELFPNHNPMHLRDMLQNNGSRIIRDNLSRYIRYSDFYYLDDESGRACLWLRPEDTKITLPMKPLINIDIVSTPKPLRHIQGENKAQQDVANGFIQNSATHKISAVGDMLNKTDFASTQMAGLATGGIRPGEMQLDPNVKPNSYLSEFYKPFYQPGDTSKLDFGLRNAVTLNGLSAMTTFNTYVDPLLLDLSGNGVHMTDIRDGVLFDMDNSGTLKRSGWADRNTGILVIDDGSGQIKNAGQMFSEYYGGKAGINGAAGEKKFKEGFGALASEDANKDGVIDERDPIWSKLRVWVDGTHDAKVDAGELKTLAEWGITQINVRASNKTDVRDGNKVVASGSFTINGKTQEVLAVDFLGDPVSNTLSTQGAGTRVTSTHNDIITTAYASQSETDETLNAEQLGVSNLYGGSGNDTLIAAKTGSWLVGGAGSNTYVGGAGDDVFVISASDDTKNIHGNGGHDTAIIVGNQGVELNMGQASLTIAEGGSGNDTIISGSVNGVFIKGGSGNSTLIGGMGNDVLVGGSGHNTIVGGTGKSVIYAGPQGDTIYASKDGSIIHAGGGDDKIFGGVGDDVIEVGHGNATIDGDGGVNIVSLHGNHGDYQITRTDSGYVVADKVAGRDGTVTLKNIQKLNFSDISAVDLQTPNAMPVEDVLTHDKDGKVFDRTQPHLIAAESLLANDQHLNSQGTLRIANVGDAIGGTVSLTAQGDVLFTPDADYTGVISFKYGVTDAAGNPSASVVDLSSGETAPMRAVATLLTPEVPLDPLAAQQWYLSDANILPVWKDYTGKGVRIGQFEPGGKFATAPEIFDINHPDLAANVDKAWLQTQQTNGTLPNVVSNHATMVAGVMVAAKNNTGGVGVAHDATLGGYYLANDGADLAGLGHMVSFDIANNSWGFANDFALSSFQGGSINTAASLSLNAQYAAANGRGGLGTVIVAAGGNHRAEGGNAQGSLTNNNRFSVEVGAINAQGDLSTLQIGSSPFSNPGASLLVSAPGSNVVSTSYMLKTERGSTFGNDYTSMQGTSFAAPIVSGVVALMLEANPNLGYRDVQQILALSARKINDPSTAWSDNSSHSWNGGGMHASNDYGFGQIDARAAVRLAESWMTQSTAANEFVYSASSGPLGKTLAAGETLTSSIAMNAGLNVEHVEIDFDAQAGRLGDLTLKLISPDGTQSILLNRQGKVPDGMPGASATDLGSSQSGTFKYSFMSTHDLGERSAGNWTLQVSDAHSGLPVTLNAWSLRLYGSKSTSDDTYFYTDEYIQSVVGQANRAVLDDAVNGVAGGRNTLNAAAVSRDTSVNLLTGVASIGGTALTIKNPSGIQNIVTGDGNDTLVAGNADALLDGGRGNNTLAGGAGKDFFVVHHREAGSDVISNFEAARGEIIDLVGFRGKTFADLLLTQQGADVKVDLGKGQSIVLKNQPLAGIGAANFKFQDTFIAPVAYTNSDAATLQPQEGLGTVILKGGGKGVMLTSDAQGQMKFSLNGTIYSHDSAASDVFVVAAQPGARDYKNALRGFRHGIDKIDLRQAGVTDFSQLTIAKSHRGTINGLSQIHGVEVVFNGVSGTDSNVKLLYLDTLDTSQVDAADFLFAELTPDLVPTVKPVVTQSLDKPTVTVPGSLTPIVDPLGVDKPLPLSPIDLKPISIPPRKPVSIPLIDWSLTKISSIDIDRDMIKVTPVELNPTRINTGLVDLRSRFDQNVDRMSLIDRKPISTPPVEPRTTLNVPKIEPAVESTPVTTDPDSITVKNPFSEVTLGDESKTINVKAMDSKIVAGNGDNKVNVMDRFADITLGNGKNVIVGNIDKLTVGHGNNTIKASGTFTKVNVGDGNNHIVTRGEMSTVEVGNGDNHIMTSGIMSKVKVGEGNNHIVTSGTMSTVEVGHGDNDLEFSGDMGNLVFGKDISPERLWFQHEGQDLQISVIGSKQEVTLHNWYANSTERPRNIMAGDGHRLMESDVENLVQAMAAFAPPTPATTMLGDVEQQRLQPVLAANWH, from the coding sequence ATGGAAAAGAAATATACTGTAACCTATAAAGTTGCTCCGATGGGGGCTAAGTATGTTTATCAGGAAGATAAGAACGAACATAAAGCGGGAGACGTACACTCTTCAGCCGGCGGTCATATGTGGTATGTTTTGAATGACGGGAGCGGAAGTGAAATAAGTTACGGTTTTGAGTCAAGGTATGATGAACCGTGGGGAGAGGGGCGAGTAACGAATAATGATAATGCCGCCTATCAACAGACCTCTTACGAAACCACCGTAGAATTGACTGAATTTCAGTACAACAGGTTAAAAGCTTTTTCAGAAGGCCCATCGTTAGTTGGATTTGATGCTAAGCATTACAACGTGGCTAAAAACAGTTGCGTGGATTTCGTATTTGCATCATTAAAAGCCGTTGGCTATAACGAAAAAGGTTTCGAGGGAGAACTGTTCCCTAATCATAATCCTATGCATTTGCGTGATATGTTGCAAAATAATGGAAGTCGAATTATCCGTGACAACTTGAGTCGTTATATTCGTTATAGTGACTTTTATTATCTGGACGATGAAAGTGGTCGAGCGTGTTTATGGCTTAGGCCAGAGGATACGAAAATCACTCTACCGATGAAGCCATTGATTAACATCGATATCGTGTCCACGCCAAAACCTCTGCGGCATATTCAGGGCGAAAACAAAGCTCAGCAGGATGTTGCTAACGGGTTTATACAAAATTCTGCAACACATAAAATATCTGCCGTCGGGGATATGCTCAATAAAACAGACTTTGCCTCCACCCAGATGGCAGGTCTTGCCACCGGTGGCATTCGTCCCGGTGAAATGCAGCTCGACCCCAATGTCAAGCCCAACAGCTATCTGTCGGAGTTCTACAAGCCTTTCTACCAACCCGGAGACACTAGCAAGCTGGACTTCGGCCTGCGCAACGCTGTGACGTTGAACGGTTTATCGGCGATGACAACGTTTAACACTTATGTTGACCCGCTGTTATTGGATCTGAGCGGCAATGGTGTGCACATGACTGACATTCGTGACGGCGTGTTGTTCGACATGGATAACAGTGGCACGCTTAAGCGCAGCGGCTGGGCGGATCGCAATACCGGGATATTGGTGATCGACGATGGTAGCGGTCAGATAAAAAATGCCGGCCAGATGTTCTCCGAATACTACGGTGGTAAGGCCGGAATAAACGGTGCCGCGGGCGAAAAAAAATTCAAGGAGGGTTTCGGTGCCTTAGCCAGTGAAGATGCCAACAAAGACGGCGTGATTGATGAACGTGATCCGATCTGGAGTAAATTACGGGTCTGGGTTGATGGCACCCACGATGCAAAAGTCGATGCGGGCGAACTCAAAACACTGGCGGAATGGGGTATTACTCAGATAAACGTCCGGGCTTCGAACAAAACAGACGTCCGTGATGGGAATAAGGTCGTTGCCAGTGGGTCGTTTACTATCAATGGTAAAACTCAGGAAGTGCTGGCCGTCGACTTTCTTGGTGACCCCGTCAGTAATACCTTGAGTACTCAGGGAGCTGGCACACGAGTGACCTCCACTCACAACGATATCATAACCACGGCTTACGCCAGCCAGAGTGAAACAGATGAAACCTTAAATGCGGAGCAACTGGGAGTCAGCAATCTGTATGGTGGCAGCGGCAATGATACGTTGATTGCGGCAAAAACCGGCAGCTGGCTGGTTGGAGGCGCAGGGAGCAATACCTATGTCGGTGGTGCCGGCGATGACGTGTTTGTCATCAGCGCTTCTGACGATACGAAAAACATTCACGGCAATGGCGGGCACGATACGGCGATCATTGTCGGTAACCAAGGCGTGGAGCTGAACATGGGTCAAGCCAGTTTAACCATCGCCGAAGGCGGAAGCGGCAACGATACTATCATAAGCGGTAGTGTCAACGGTGTCTTTATCAAGGGCGGTTCCGGCAATTCGACTCTGATAGGTGGCATGGGTAACGACGTCCTGGTCGGCGGCAGTGGGCACAACACCATCGTTGGTGGCACGGGTAAGTCGGTTATCTATGCCGGTCCTCAGGGCGACACAATTTACGCCTCCAAAGACGGCAGCATCATTCACGCTGGCGGCGGCGATGATAAGATTTTCGGTGGTGTGGGTGACGATGTGATCGAAGTGGGTCACGGCAATGCTACGATTGATGGGGACGGAGGGGTCAACATCGTCAGCCTGCACGGTAACCACGGCGATTATCAAATTACCCGTACCGACAGTGGGTATGTGGTGGCCGATAAGGTCGCCGGGCGTGACGGCACGGTTACGCTGAAAAATATCCAAAAACTCAATTTTTCAGATATTTCGGCGGTTGATTTACAAACACCCAATGCGATGCCTGTCGAGGATGTCCTCACTCACGACAAGGACGGCAAGGTTTTTGATCGTACTCAGCCTCATCTGATTGCCGCAGAAAGTCTGCTGGCTAACGATCAACACCTTAACAGTCAGGGTACCCTGCGCATTGCCAATGTTGGGGATGCGATAGGCGGTACGGTCAGCCTCACAGCTCAGGGCGATGTCTTGTTTACGCCGGATGCAGATTACACCGGTGTCATTAGCTTTAAATATGGGGTAACTGACGCAGCCGGGAATCCGTCAGCATCGGTAGTCGATCTCAGCAGTGGGGAAACCGCGCCGATGCGCGCCGTTGCGACATTATTGACCCCGGAAGTCCCGCTCGATCCATTAGCTGCTCAACAATGGTATTTGAGCGATGCCAACATTCTGCCGGTCTGGAAGGACTACACCGGCAAGGGCGTACGCATTGGTCAGTTCGAGCCGGGCGGTAAGTTTGCCACCGCGCCTGAAATATTTGATATCAATCACCCCGACCTTGCGGCGAATGTCGACAAAGCTTGGTTGCAGACTCAACAAACCAATGGCACCTTGCCGAACGTGGTCTCCAACCACGCGACAATGGTGGCGGGTGTGATGGTCGCGGCGAAGAATAATACGGGTGGCGTCGGGGTTGCCCATGATGCGACGTTGGGCGGCTATTATCTGGCCAATGACGGTGCCGATCTTGCGGGACTGGGGCATATGGTCAGTTTTGATATTGCCAACAATAGCTGGGGATTTGCCAACGATTTCGCGCTCAGCAGCTTTCAGGGCGGCTCCATCAATACTGCCGCGTCGCTGAGCCTGAATGCGCAGTATGCGGCGGCTAATGGTCGTGGCGGATTGGGTACCGTCATCGTGGCGGCGGGCGGCAACCATCGTGCAGAAGGCGGCAATGCTCAGGGGTCGCTGACCAATAACAACCGCTTTTCGGTGGAAGTCGGTGCAATCAACGCACAGGGCGATTTGTCGACGTTGCAGATTGGCTCCTCACCCTTCTCCAATCCGGGAGCCAGCCTGTTGGTTTCGGCACCGGGCAGCAATGTCGTGTCTACCAGCTATATGCTGAAAACCGAACGTGGCTCAACTTTCGGCAATGACTACACCAGCATGCAAGGCACCAGCTTTGCCGCTCCGATAGTCTCCGGTGTTGTTGCGTTGATGCTTGAGGCCAACCCGAACTTAGGCTATCGGGATGTGCAGCAGATCCTTGCTCTGTCCGCTCGCAAGATCAATGACCCCTCTACCGCATGGAGCGATAATAGTAGCCATAGCTGGAATGGCGGTGGCATGCATGCCAGCAACGATTACGGTTTTGGTCAAATCGATGCGCGAGCCGCTGTTCGCCTGGCTGAGTCTTGGATGACTCAAAGCACCGCTGCCAACGAGTTCGTCTATAGCGCATCCAGCGGCCCTCTGGGGAAAACCTTGGCAGCAGGTGAAACGCTGACGTCGTCCATCGCCATGAATGCCGGTCTGAATGTCGAGCATGTCGAGATCGATTTTGACGCCCAGGCAGGCCGTCTTGGTGATCTGACGCTCAAACTGATCTCTCCCGATGGCACTCAGAGCATCTTGCTCAATCGTCAGGGTAAGGTTCCAGACGGCATGCCGGGCGCGAGTGCGACCGATCTGGGTAGTAGCCAGTCGGGGACGTTCAAATACAGCTTTATGTCGACTCATGATTTGGGTGAACGCTCGGCTGGCAACTGGACCCTACAGGTGAGCGATGCGCATTCCGGCCTGCCGGTCACATTAAATGCCTGGTCGCTACGTTTGTACGGCAGCAAGAGCACCTCGGATGACACTTACTTTTACACCGACGAATATATCCAATCGGTGGTCGGGCAGGCCAACCGCGCAGTGTTGGATGATGCGGTCAATGGCGTGGCGGGAGGGCGTAATACCCTCAATGCGGCGGCTGTTTCGCGGGATACCTCGGTCAACTTGCTGACCGGTGTTGCCAGCATTGGCGGCACAGCGTTGACAATAAAGAATCCGTCGGGCATTCAGAACATCGTCACCGGTGATGGCAACGATACGCTGGTCGCGGGTAATGCCGATGCATTGCTTGATGGCGGGCGTGGAAACAACACACTGGCAGGTGGTGCGGGCAAGGACTTCTTTGTGGTCCACCACCGTGAGGCAGGCAGCGATGTTATCAGCAACTTCGAGGCGGCTCGTGGCGAAATCATCGATCTGGTCGGATTTCGTGGAAAAACGTTTGCCGATCTGTTGCTGACGCAGCAGGGGGCGGATGTTAAGGTCGATCTGGGTAAGGGGCAGAGCATTGTCCTGAAAAATCAGCCACTCGCCGGGATCGGTGCGGCGAACTTCAAGTTCCAGGATACTTTTATCGCCCCGGTGGCTTACACGAATAGCGACGCCGCAACGCTCCAGCCACAAGAAGGCTTGGGAACCGTGATCCTTAAGGGCGGCGGCAAGGGCGTCATGCTCACCAGCGATGCTCAGGGGCAGATGAAATTTAGCTTGAATGGGACGATCTATAGTCATGACAGTGCGGCGTCAGACGTTTTTGTGGTGGCCGCCCAACCGGGTGCCAGGGACTACAAGAATGCATTACGTGGGTTCCGTCACGGCATTGATAAAATTGATTTGCGTCAAGCCGGCGTCACTGATTTCAGCCAACTCACAATTGCTAAGAGTCATCGTGGCACGATCAACGGTCTGTCACAAATTCATGGCGTTGAGGTGGTCTTTAATGGGGTCAGCGGTACTGATTCAAACGTGAAGTTGCTGTATCTCGATACTCTGGATACTTCGCAGGTCGATGCGGCCGACTTCCTTTTTGCGGAGCTTACACCAGATTTGGTCCCAACGGTCAAGCCAGTGGTGACGCAATCTCTTGATAAACCGACGGTGACTGTACCGGGTTCATTGACACCAATTGTCGACCCCCTTGGCGTTGATAAGCCTTTACCACTTTCCCCTATCGACTTGAAGCCGATTAGTATTCCCCCAAGGAAGCCGGTTAGCATTCCCCTTATTGACTGGAGTCTGACTAAAATTTCTTCTATTGATATTGACCGGGATATGATTAAAGTTACCCCTGTTGAGCTGAATCCGACCAGAATTAACACTGGCCTTGTCGACCTGAGGTCGCGTTTTGACCAGAATGTTGACCGGATGTCACTGATTGACCGGAAGCCGATTAGCACTCCTCCTGTTGAGCCGCGCACAACACTTAACGTTCCGAAAATTGAGCCAGCAGTGGAATCTACACCGGTGACCACTGACCCTGATTCCATTACGGTCAAAAATCCCTTTTCCGAGGTTACGTTGGGGGACGAGAGCAAGACTATCAATGTGAAAGCTATGGATAGCAAAATAGTTGCCGGTAACGGTGACAATAAGGTTAATGTGATGGACCGCTTTGCCGATATCACGTTAGGTAATGGTAAAAACGTCATTGTTGGCAATATCGACAAACTAACAGTTGGACATGGCAACAACACCATTAAAGCGTCGGGAACCTTCACGAAAGTAAACGTCGGGGATGGCAATAACCATATCGTGACCCGCGGTGAGATGTCGACGGTAGAAGTCGGGAATGGTGATAACCATATCATGACCAGCGGTATTATGTCGAAAGTAAAAGTCGGGGAGGGTAATAACCATATTGTGACCAGTGGTACTATGTCGACGGTAGAAGTCGGGCATGGGGACAACGATTTGGAATTTAGTGGTGATATGGGGAACTTGGTGTTTGGAAAGGACATCAGCCCTGAGCGTCTGTGGTTCCAGCATGAAGGGCAGGATCTGCAAATTTCGGTCATTGGCAGCAAGCAGGAGGTAACGCTGCATAATTGGTATGCCAATTCCACCGAACGACCACGTAACATCATGGCCGGTGATGGTCATCGGTTGATGGAAAGTGATGTCGAAAATCTTGTCCAGGCGATGGCTGCCTTCGCGCCGCCGACACCTGCGACCACAATGCTCGGCGATGTCGAGCAACAGCGGCTGCAACCTGTGCTGGCAGCCAACTGGCACTGA
- the argA gene encoding amino-acid N-acetyltransferase, with protein MKERSTELVEGFRHSVPYINAHRGKTFVIMLGGEAIAHENFTNIINDIGLLHSLGIRLVVVYGARPQIEQNLADHHYEPVYHKHTRVTDNKTLELVKQSAGLLQLDITARLSMNLNNTPLQGANINVVSGNFIIAQPLGVDDGVDYCHSGKIRRIDEHAINRQLDNGAIVLIGPVAVSVTGESFNLAFEDVATQLAIKLQAEKLIGFCSTQGVQDKDGKILSEVFLNQAPELIKELEVKGDYYSGTVCFLRSAIKACRRGVRRSHLLSYQADGSLLQELFSRDGIGTQIVMESAEQIRRANINDIGGILELIRPLEQQGILVRRSREQLEREIDKFIIIERDNLTIACAALYPYPEEKIGEMACLAVNPKYRSSLRGEVLLNRIAEHAKQLGLEKLFVLTTRSIHWFQERGFEPAELSMLPIQKQVLYNYQRRSKILMLNLEPQPGFT; from the coding sequence ATGAAAGAACGAAGCACCGAGTTAGTTGAAGGATTTCGTCATTCTGTTCCGTACATCAATGCACACCGTGGTAAAACTTTTGTTATCATGCTTGGTGGAGAGGCTATTGCTCACGAAAATTTTACCAATATTATCAACGATATAGGATTACTGCATAGTTTAGGCATCCGCCTGGTCGTCGTTTATGGTGCCAGACCTCAAATTGAGCAAAACCTTGCAGACCATCATTACGAACCGGTTTACCACAAACACACCCGTGTTACCGATAATAAAACATTAGAATTAGTCAAACAATCTGCTGGCTTGCTGCAACTGGATATCACTGCACGCCTTTCTATGAATTTGAATAATACCCCGTTACAAGGTGCCAACATTAATGTTGTCAGTGGTAACTTCATTATTGCTCAACCTCTTGGCGTTGATGATGGTGTGGATTATTGCCACAGCGGAAAAATTCGCCGTATCGATGAGCATGCCATAAATCGTCAATTAGACAATGGCGCAATCGTGCTAATTGGCCCTGTCGCAGTTTCTGTCACCGGAGAGAGTTTTAATCTGGCATTTGAAGATGTTGCTACTCAATTAGCTATCAAACTACAGGCTGAAAAACTGATTGGATTCTGTTCTACTCAAGGTGTACAAGACAAAGACGGAAAAATTCTATCGGAAGTTTTTCTTAATCAAGCACCGGAACTGATTAAAGAGCTAGAAGTTAAAGGTGACTACTATTCAGGCACAGTCTGTTTTTTGCGGAGTGCAATAAAAGCTTGCCGTCGTGGCGTTCGTCGCAGCCATTTATTAAGTTATCAGGCAGATGGTTCTCTACTTCAAGAATTATTCTCCCGAGATGGTATTGGCACTCAAATAGTGATGGAAAGTGCGGAACAAATACGCCGAGCTAATATCAATGATATTGGTGGTATTCTCGAACTTATTCGCCCACTGGAACAACAGGGTATTCTGGTTCGCCGTTCAAGAGAACAACTTGAGAGAGAAATTGATAAATTCATCATTATCGAACGCGATAACCTAACTATCGCCTGTGCCGCGCTCTACCCTTATCCTGAAGAGAAAATTGGCGAAATGGCTTGTTTAGCGGTGAATCCTAAATACCGCAGCTCTTTAAGAGGTGAAGTATTACTGAATCGCATTGCGGAACACGCCAAACAGCTCGGACTGGAAAAACTGTTTGTTCTGACTACCCGCAGCATTCATTGGTTCCAAGAGCGAGGTTTTGAGCCCGCAGAACTCTCAATGCTACCGATTCAGAAACAAGTGTTATATAACTATCAGCGCCGTTCTAAAATTCTTATGCTGAATTTGGAACCACAGCCTGGATTCACATAA